The Coffea arabica cultivar ET-39 chromosome 8e, Coffea Arabica ET-39 HiFi, whole genome shotgun sequence genome window below encodes:
- the LOC113704842 gene encoding putative receptor-like protein kinase At3g47110, whose amino-acid sequence MELQSSISWGFWSLISMDILILLVVLAAINNSAVNHALATNRLQNETDRLALLEFKSQISDDPYAVLNSWNQTRHHCRWPGITCDSRHQRVTAITLTGWGLSGTISPHIGNLSFMKSIHLEENQFHGEIPQEVGHLFRLRFLNLSYNLLSGEIPVSLCPCSNMLSLTLTSNKLEGKVPIELSKLKKLENLYLSKNNLTGEIPSSLGNLSSLTTLFLAYNNLERNLPKEIGFLKNLHSLGVGVNQLSGRIPASVYNIASLHVFSIPVNSFHGNLPTDVGLTLPNLQVLQIGTNDFNGNIPLSITNASRLEQLDLDNYKLEGQVHSNLGDLSNLQLIELSGNWLGRNSTGDLNFIGSLTNNSNLYTIFLDENNFGGELPKSLANLTHGLTELGIEGNQLWGTIPEGLGNLVNLIVFDMSWNSLLGVIPSDFDNLFEGSDVFGSILMNCGNLQHLDVSINNLSGVISPEFFEMHTFLLYLGLRQNTFSGSIPLEANFFEGTIPSKLASLKAIQVLDLSFNNLTGQIPRNLEKLQPLRYLNLSYNDLYGKIPTTGIFGNASLIVLMGNSKLCGGITELFMGKKKEKHKIIVLLSTVLPVTFLALGIILLFYLGVYQKRYRREASSSFVFPTVDKLLRVSYHELHRATLGFSPENLIGSGSFGIVYKGRLDQHEDRLVAVKVLDLQKNGASKSFKAECKALRNIHHRNLVSILSYCSSVDSKGHEFKALVYEFMENGNLDLWLHPETTDQATTSSCLNLFRRLNIAIDVASVSVHYLHNQCETTIVHCDLKPSNILLDNDFVAYVGDFGLARLLPETISTSSDQGTSSAVAIKGSIGYAAPEYGMGLPASTQGDVYSYGIFPLEMITRRRPTDDILTDGLNLHNYVNVALPEQVCKIVDLLLLSKGGDQYREMTPGEEKINGRREMECIISLLTIGLECSARLPNERIHMNEVMRKLHLIKDVFLGIRLYADLKLQSETASLCTHEEIHAYEFLLRK is encoded by the exons ATGGAGCTTCAAAGTTCCATTTCTTGGGGATTTTGGTCATTGATCTCAATGGACATTCTGATCCTGCTTGTAGTTCTCGCTGCCATCAACAATTCTGCAGTAAATCATGCCTTAGCCACCAATCGACTTCAAAATGAAACTGATAGACTCGCTCTGCTGGAGTTCAAGAGTCAGATATCTGATGATCCATATGCTGTATTGAACTCGTGGAACCAAACACGACACCATTGCCGATGGCCGGGGATCACATGTGATAGTCGACATCAGAGGGTCACAGCCATAACTCTAACAGGCTGGGGTTTGTCTGGAACCATATCTCCTCATATAGGAAATCTCAGCTTCATGAAATCCATCCATCTGGAGGAAAATCAGTTCCATGGTGAAATTCCACAAGAGGTTGGTCATCTGTTCCGTCTAAGGTTTCTTAACCTATCATATAACCTCCTGAGCGGAGAGATCCCTGTTAGTCTATGCCCTTGCTCAAATATGTTAAGCCTTACGCTTACGAGCAACAAACTTGAAGGCAAAGTTCCAATTGAGCTAAgcaaattgaagaagcttgaaAATCTTTATCTTTCTAAGAACAATTTGACAGGAGAGATTCCTTCCTCCCTCGGAAATCTTTCGTCATTGACAACTCTCTTTCTTGCATATAACAATTTGGAGCGTAATCTGCCCAAGGAGATAGGCTTCCTTAAAAACTTGCATTCATTAGGAGTGGGAGTAAACCAATTATCTGGTAGGATCCCTGCATCTGTTTATAACATAGCATCTctccatgtcttttcaataccAGTTAATTCTTTTCATGGCAACCTTCCAACCGACGTAGGTCTCACCCTACCAAATCTGCAAGTCCTACAAATTGGGACGAACGACTTCAATGGCAATATTCCACTTTCCATCACCAATGCTTCTAGGCTTGAGCAACTTGACCTTGATAACTATAAGCTTGAAGGGCAAGTTCACAGTAATTTAGGAGATCTATCAAACCTTCAATTAATAGAACTTTCCGGAAATTGGTTAGGAAGAAATTCTACAGGAGACTTGAATTTCATTGGATCATTGACAAACAATAGTAATCTATATACGATTTTCTTAGATGAAAACAATTTTGGTGGTGAGTTACCTAAGTCCTTGGCAAACCTTACACATGGACTCACTGAATTAGGCATTGAAGGAAATCAATTATGGGGAACTATCCCAGAAGGACTTGGAAATCTTGTCAATCTAATTGTCTTTGACATGTCATGGAATTCTCTTTTAGGAGTCATACCAAGTGACTTTG ACAATCTTTTTGAAGGCAGCGATGTATTTGGCAGTATTCTCATGAACTGTGGAAATCTGCAACATCTGGACGTATCTATAAATAATCTTAGTGGTGTTATATCACCAGAGTTTTTTGAGATGCACACCTTTCTATTATATCTGGGTTTGAGACAGAACACATTCAGTGGTTCTATACCTCTGGAA GCCAACTTTTTCGAAGGGACGATTCCCTCAAAATTGGCTTCTTTGAAAGCCATCCAAGTATTAGACCTTTCATTTAACAACTTGACTGGACAAATACCAAGAAACCTTGAGAAACTTCAGCCGTTGAGGTATCTGAACCTTTCTTATAATGACCTTTATGGGAAGATACCAACAACCGGAATATTTGGGAATGCAAGCCTAATAGTTTTGATGGGAAACAGCAAACTTTGTGGAGGCATTACTGAATTGTTCAtgggaaagaaaaaggaaaagcataAGATCATTGTTCTATTATCCACAGTTTTACCAGTAACATTCTTGGCTCTTGGTATAATATTGTTGTTCTATTTGGGGGTATACCAAAAAAGATATCGAAGAGAAGCCAGCTCATCTTTTGTGTTCCCAACAGTCGATAAGCTGTTAAGAGTTTCTTACCATGAACTCCATCGTGCTACTTTGGGATTTTCTCCAGAAAACTTGATCGGATCAGGAAGTTTTGGGATTGTTTACAAAGGCAGGCTAGATCAACACGAAGATAGGCTTGTTGCAGTTAAAGTTCTTGACCTTCAGAAGAATGGGGCTTCAAAGAGCTTCAAGGCTGAGTGCAAAGCACTAAGAAACATCCACCATCGAAATTTAGTCTCCATCTTAAGTTATTGCTCCAGCGTTGATTCCAAAGGTCATGAATTCAAGGCTCTAGTTTACGAGTTCATGGAAAATGGAAATCTTGACTTGTGGTTGCATCCAGAAACAactgatcaagcaacaacatcCAGCTGCCTTAATCTTTTTCGGAGGCTGAATATTGCAATTGATGTTGCTTCAGTGT CGGTGCATTATCTTCACAACCAATGTGAAACAACAATTGTTCATTGTGATTTGAAGCCAAGCAACATTCTTCTTGACAATGACTTCGTTGCTTACGTAGGTGATTTTGGATTAGCAAGGCTTCTTCCTGAAACCATCAGTACTTCTTCTGACCAGGGAACCAGCAGTGCTGTTGCAATTAAAGGATCAATCGGATATGCAGCTCCAG AGTACGGGATGGGTCTCCCTGCATCAACTCAAGGCGATGTGTATAGCTATGGGATATTTCCGCTGGAGATGATCACAAGAAGGAGGCCAACAGATGATATATTAACTGATGGCCTAAATCTTCATAACTATGTTAATGTGGCTCTGCCTGAACAAGTTTGCAAGATTGTGGACCTGTTACTTCTTTCAAAAGGAGGAGATCAGTACAGAGAAATGACTCCAGGAGAGGAAAAGATTAATGGCAGAAGAGAGATGGAGTGTATTATTTCCCTTTTGACAATTGGACTCGAGTGCTCTGCAAGATTACCAAACGAGCGGATCCACATGAATGAAGTTATGAGAAAATTACATCTCATTAAGGACGTGTTTCTTGGTATCAGG CTGTATGCAGATCTGAAGCTCCAAAGTGAAACTGCTAGCTTGTGCACTCATGAAGAAATACATGCTTATGAATTTTTGCTTAGAAAATAA